The Anopheles gambiae chromosome 2, idAnoGambNW_F1_1, whole genome shotgun sequence genomic sequence CATGCTAGCAGTACCAGCACTTCGACCAACAATGAAGCACCCATATCGAGTAAGCAAGGACAATTGGTCTCTATTCACGATCGTCCGTCTAATGGTTGTTCGCATTTTTAGACTCCCCTAGCCCGCCGACCCTTTCGGAAGAGATTGAAAAGGTGAACATCACCGACGAGGAAAAGGAGAAGCTTCTACTCAATGCGTACCGTACGCCCGAAACGAATCGTCCCTTCCTCGACATGGTCCTGTCGTCGCTCGATTGTACCGAGAACGACTTTCTAGCGCTGTTGGCATTGTGTTTGCTTTATGCACTCGCAAACAACAAAGGTATGTTGGTGGAACGAACGACCTTCAGTAGAAAATGGGCTTGGTAGTACATttcttgggttttttttctgtacatATGACATCGTTCAATTCATCAAACATGCTCCGTACGGTAGTTACTTGCCAGATTAAACCTTTACCTACCATTCTCTTGCGCTTAACAATTaccatatttttttctctccacaaTTTAACATCACTAATCGCATCACTAACTTTTCAACTACTTTTCCCTTTTGTaacattgttgctgctgtttccTCATGATTAATCAAACATTGCACCCCTGACTTACCGTTTCGACGTGCCGTTGCAATGAACCAATTCTTCTTCTCGCTGTTGGTGCCGGTTTTGTAGACGGTTAGTTATCTACCTGTGCCATTTGATGTATAGTttagttgttttaaaatacTAAAACTCATGTTAAACAGGTGGTTGATACATATTCGATTTTCTTATGTTGAATTACTTTGCTTGCATGCCACGGTACTGTAAATTGAATTGTAACTAAAATGCTATTTTAAACTATTAATGATACTATCAACCATTAAAATTGGCTTTTAGATAGGtgtattttttggttgtaattTCATGTTTGTTTAAAGTGTCATGCTCTTCAAGATGATATAATATTTGCTTTTAACTGGGCCTTGTTTTAGGTGTAAACTCGGAATGGCTAGAGATCGTGCTGAATCGCTCATCACCTTCAAATCGTACCCAGTATAACGTGATACTGATCGAGAAGCTGCTACAGATCGTTAACATTTCTAGCCAACCCTGTAAGTAACGGAAAGCGAAAGAGATACTCCTCTCCTACCATCCGATTACCACAAAGCCTTTACAATCTTTGCTTCTCTCCCACAGCCTGTCGCATACGACTCGTTACCACTGAGCTGGCGTTGAAGCTGCTCGGTCAGATCATTGGTTCCGGTGTGGAAGATTCCAGCCCGTCCGTCCCGGAAGAGTATCTGGCGTCTCTGCATCAGTCGCGCAATCAGGCGAtgaatgtgttgaaaaatttcTACAAATCGGAGGACATTTTCTTGGACCTGTTTGAAGACGAGTAAGAAAAATAATTGCTCTTTGTTTCATGCGTAGCGTAATGTTCACTCACCTATTCCCCGTAGGTACAACGAAATGGTGAAAGCTACGCTAAACGTGGAATTCCTCTGTAACGATTCTACCATCTTGTTACCACCGACGGGAACGCCGCTGACGGGGATAAGCTTCACCCGCCGTTTACCGTGCGGTGAGGTGGAGAAGGCACGGCGCGCCATTCGCGTGTTCTTCCTGCTGCGCCGCATGTGCCAGTCGATGTCGGGCGAGAAGGAAACACTGCTACCACTCACGAATCTGAGCCAATGTGTTCAAATAGATAATGCGCTGGATTTGAGTAAGAGGACTCTTAGGATGCCAATCCTCTCGTCCGCTTTTACTAATGTGAAACGCTTCCTGTTTGCAGATAATAGTGATTTGATAGCGTGCACTGTCGTCATGCGGGACGGCACGAAGTACCGGCGCTTTTTGGTGATGGATATTCTGCAGCTCATCCTGGTCGAGCCGGACAGCAAACGGTTAGGGTGGGGTGTGGCTAAATTTGTCGGCTTTCTGCAGGACGTGGAGGTAAACGGCGACAAGGAGGATTCGCGCAGTCTTCACCTAACCATCCATCGGGGCGGTGCGACCAACAACCGAACGCCCATCCTGTCGGCCAAGTTTATGTTTGACGATCACATCCGGTGCATGGCAGCGAAGCAGCGGCTAACGAAGGGACGCAGCAAAGCACGGCAGAAGAAAATGTTCCAGATAGCGCAGCTGTTGGAAATTCCGGGCCAACTGAACGATCCGTCCTTCCCAACGCTCGCCGGGACGGGAGGATCGTCGGCCAGTGGCACGCCTTCGCTGCGGCACGGAGCTTCGGGACGTCAGGGAAGGGAACATCGTCCGTTATTTTCCACCAGCAACCGGGTGCCGGGAGTGGCTGCGGCCTTGAGGCGCGATAGTATGCCATCGGGCAGCGTCAGTCGTGTGCAGATGAGTGCGAGTCGCTCAACCGAAGGGTATGCAAGGAACTAAGAAACAGTTCAATACTGCTCAGTGAGGATTAAAAAGCATTTCCATCTAATCTTTCAAATTTCAGCGAACCAACGGGCACGCGAAGAAAGCTGACTGCTGGAGCCACTCGGCGGGAAAGCAGCCAACCGATCGGCATTGGATCGAGCTCGCTGAAATCGCGGGAAAATTCGCGTAACCGGTCCGGTACGCCCCGGTCCAGGGAATCGAGCCCGCGCATACCACGGCCCCGTTCGGAGGAGATACCGCTGGAAGACTTTCGTCGCTCCCAAAACTCTAGTCCCGTGTCGCGCAACTCATCCAACAATCCATCCCGTTCGCACACTCCCTCCCGGTTAACGTTAGAGCCGCTGAGTGTGGTTAACATCTCGTCGAACATGGGCGGCAGTGGAAGTGGGACGACCGGTGGCAACGGGAGCGTGCTGAGCGGTTCCGTGAAAGATCCGATCATTCCGAATGTGCTGTTAGCTGGTACGATTAACCCGGTACCGAACGTAACGCCACTTCCGGTCGGCGGCCCGCTCGCCGTACCGTCGGAGTTGAGCCCAACATCGGAGGAAACATCGTTCATTGCGAACGAGGAGCGGCAGAAAAAGCGAGGAGTCATCGAAACGGTGTAAACACTGAATCGCGATAGCAGGGTACACATATTTACGATCGATGGCTCCGGACAAAGAAGATTCGTGAGGGGTGTGGTACTCTTCCTTTGTATTTATTTCTGTTGTAACGGTTAGGTTTTATTGTTGAGATTTTAAATGTTCAGTTCTATTAGCAAATAAACGATAGGAATATGGCTGTAATCAATTTAGGAGTCGCTCTTTTACATTAATTTCGGAAAGAGCTGttcaattacaaaaaaaatagaaaaatactgttttaaaaccattattctgctaattttaaaattttgaagaaaaaagccAACTGTCATGCCACATGACCGCGAGCATTTTCCGCCGTTTGCTTGAATGATGGAAAGTTTGACGTTTCGTTTCACCGCATGTCTCCCCGCTTCTTGCGCGCCATTTGTGATCTTGTTGTAGAGCAGCCGGCAAAAATCAGAACGCTTCGTCTTTGTTTCCTGCGAATCTTCCAATTGATTTGTGTCCATTTTGAAGAGAAGTTTGAAGAGAAGTCGTGAAATCGTACATTGGTGGTGTTGTGTCGTCTTTCCAGCAACTGACTTCAGTTCCGCTGTTTTACTAAAACTGGGTAAGTTAGTTGCAATCTTCTTACCGATCTTAAGATCGTTTGATCTGTTGACGCTTTCTACCGTAGCTCATAAAGCTGCCGATTAAGTTGATTCATCTTCTTTTAGTAAGTGATCTAAAGAaggggcttaaaatggtcttGGTATGGCGAACGACAGGTTGTCGCTGGAAAAGAAGCTAGACAATTGGTgaaagtatgttttttttcctctccggAGCAACAATCCACCAAGAAGAGGGTTCATTGGAAGATTCATCGAACGGAAGATTCCAGCGCATCGAGGACTGTTTTCTCAAGAATCCAAAATCAAGTTCCATGTACCACACAAAGAACAAAAGACATTGAACAATTGCGCCGTTCCCGTCCCGTTTCGGATATGATGTGTTGGAATTGAAGCGATGCCGTTCTCCGAAGCGTTTGGTGTGatattttctttctccttctatattttttctgttttattccTAAAGccctcgcgcgcgcgctctctctctgtcttttgCATCAAGTTTCGCAGAAGTTAATATTTTGTATAATTAATATCCTTGTATATATCTGTATATATAGAGAATCTTTTGGTTTCGCAccacggtttttttttgtttgtttccactTACGTTTTATAAGGCAAAGCTTTTACATAAACTATATCGATAATTGTATTTCCGTTCTTCTATCCCTGGTGGATAGGGCCGTTCCCATGCTCGCATGCTCTGTATACCGGGGAACCGGTCCGGGTTCTGGTCGCTGGTTTCTGattttatatatgtatgtgttcTGTCTGTATAGTTGCGTTTAAAACTTGTTGTGAACCTAATGCCTGTTTTTAAGCTCGGAGTGTTTGCACCGAATTGAACGCGCATCCCCACGCTCTTGTGTTTTCCGGGTCGGAGGAATTAGACGTCGAACCACAATATCGTTATCAAGAAACAGCTGCTCCTACACATGAGCCTGCGGGTCAAGTGTAAGCAATGTTCTTGCCAACTGCGGCATGTGAGCAAGAGAAAGACAACCAAAACTGTAAAACGCGTCCTTCCTATTCTAGtataatgctgctgctggcgggcaATGAAAGCATTGCACTAAGATATTTGATtagaaatgagtttcgttaacACATTACTTCCTGTACATTCAAAGGATGTACCCCCCCTATATAGGAGTTAATCTCGTGTGTGGTTCCAATACTTTGAATAATGTTCGTTCGCTTTCCGTATGCCTCTTcaatggtgtatgtgtgtgggtattGTATGTAGGATGTGTAATGATGATGCTTACAGTCTCTATCGAGCTTCCTTTCCGTTTGTTACCATTTTACCAGCAATGGTTCGTAGCTCAAGATTACTACCGATCACCACGACGACAATAACGGTTCGCGAAGCAGTTTTTGAGTAGCAGTTGTGCATTTCTTACATTTGAATTGGTTCTTTTTCACCCATAGCCTCGCATGCCACCACCATCTGTTTGATTTTCTCTTAACGTGTTTGAAATTGTACGATATCGTTCGATCCTGCTCCACCACTCTACCATTCAATTCGCTTCACTATCTCTACTTGTTTCTCTCTTTCAATACTTGattcaatttcttttcttctttttatagAAATTAGCGCAATAGGTGGTACGGAATTATTTAATAGTATTACTTCTACATGTAAGCGTTGCTTTGAACGAACGAATTTTAACCGTCTAACCGTTTTCCGTAAAGGTATATCGCAAGCGGGGAGCCTAAAACTACGTTTGACGTTAAAGAAACGTCTCTTCTTAGAATAATGATCAAGCTTGGCTTAAAGAAAATCCCGAAGCTTTTCTAACAACTTTTCTAACGCATCACGCAAAACGAGTGTGAGTAGCTTGTAAAAGGCATATTAGTGTGAGGGAGGgtatgaaaaatgtaaaaagggCGCGTAAAAAGTGTATAAGCGTGTAAACTACAATGatatattgttgttgtttgaaaaCATCGGAAACATTTCCTAAAGTTATCCTATAATAGTGCGTTCAACACACGCCGTTTGAAGACGAAGCTGAAGCATTGTGGAGAGAATTGTGCGATGATTGGAATAGTTTGTTATCACAAAGAAATGCGCCCCACCGAACCTGGCTGGTGGGGGCTGGTGGGGGGTGGTGAGGAACACCGTGGGAAATCATTTCCCCCCCACATGTTGATAATAGCTATTCTACATTGAACAGCTCGATTTGAGTTCGATCAATAGAAATCATCACCGGATCGGTGCACTGGCTGGCTGGAGTCCTGCACCGTGGAGGGGGGAGGTCGAGATCggcggtcggtcggtcggtcgcaCATTGAGCGTGTTGCAGGGTCCTGCTACTACTAGGTTACACTGTAAACGGCGACCTTGTTGAACTTAAATTTGAATCATCAAATCATTGCCGACAGCGGATTGAAGCGCATGATTTTCGACAGCAGAATCCAGAGGAAGGAGGTAAAGACGCACAGCACGACACCGCCCCAGCCCAGCTCCAGGCTCCAGGCGGTGACGAAGATGCGAGCGCCCAGGAATTTCGATGCGGCCCGTGCCGTCCCCTTGATGGCGACCACACCGTCGATCGTGCCGTCGAAGTCGCTATCGAGCAGGGGCCGGCCCTGTTGCCGCTTGAAGTGTATTATCATCAGAGTGAATAGGGCGAAGAGCGCTGCGGGCGAAGACAGAGAAGAATCACGTTGTGTAAAGTGAAGGAAATTAAATAAGGAAAGGATGTTTGTAGAGGATTGTGTTAAAGCTTCAAAAGAAGAACGATTTGCATGTCATAAGAGCTCATGGTTCAAGTTCTTGCGAAAGCATCATTCCAACTATTACCAGCTGATAGGATTCGCAGTAAAGAAGCTAACTGTTTACATTTGCAATGAACTTGTAAGTTGCGTGACTTGCTTGCCCATCAAGAAGACAGCGGCGTTGCGGCTTGTGTTGTAGTCCTTGAATTCTCAAAGGAATAGAACTTGTCATTTTCTATTTCCCGTACCCGTCTAGGCCAATGGTAGCCAATGGTGTGGAGCCAAGTATGCAACAAAGTTGCCGTATAGAAGGACAaacgcacacgtacacacaccgATACACTTCATAGCTGGTACCGGTGGGTCTGCTACCATTCCGTGACGGTGTGTTTCGCACCCGTTTTCCCCGGGAGGGAGAGCAGCTGATGCGAAAAGGAAAACTAAACAGCAGCAATTCGCTTCATCTCATCGATTCCGTTTCGTGCTCCTTGGAGAATTGCGTGTTGATTGCCTTTCGTGCCGGCAGGGCACTGTGGGCACTGTGGCCCAAGTGGACAGGGGGATGGATGGGATAGTCTATGTATGCTTTTGACTCCCAGGCAAAAGAATACAAACTTGTAGAAGAAACTTTATAGCATTTTCTGCGGTGAATTTTTCATGTGAACCAATCCCCCGCTCCCTTAACCGGAGAACGGGCTTGAAAATTGTATCTCTTTTTAGCTTTTGATCCCTGCCGGAAAGTGAAAACCATTACAGAGCGCAACACCCCAAAGGAGAATTGGCAAAAATGGGGGAAGGGGTGGACATAGTGTGGGATACTACTTACCAGCCAGCAGGTACATTACGCCCGTCACCAGTACGGCACTGATTTGGCGCTGGCACACACCGAAAGCGCCCACCAGGGCAGCGCTACCGAGTATGATGAGGCACACGAGCGAACAGGAAATCGATAGATTCTGCAttcctgtgtgtgtttcatcAACCACGGGATCAGCAGTCCCGTGAATTGTGGCAGCAACGTCCGGGCAAGAGCAAAGGAAaggaataaaacacacacacaaagacacgGAAGAAACCAAGAACGAGGGAGAAAAATAGGTTAGTTTAAGCTATGGTAATTGTTCCAGTGATTATAGCTTTTCATTCGATTTATTATAGTTGCAGGCTTAAGTGTTAAGAAAGTGAAGCAAATACAGTAGGAAAAGAGATGAAGAATGGAACACGTTTGCAAAAGGATACCTACACAAGCACGAAACAGCTCAAATGATACGCAAAGCAAAGCGGTCAGGGTCTTTGGGGGGATGGAAAAGCTCGTTTTTTAGATTAAAAAAGCATTATTAGAATAGACTGGCAAAAGGGGATACGGGGGTCTAAGAGTAGTTCAGCAAATCGTTCGTCTGTCAACCCGATGACGGATAGCGGTGTGCGACTGATCGATACAGTAGAGCTGCAATGTATATTGGTTGCCATTGTACGAACTCTCCCTCCTTTACCCTTCTTCTTTTAGTTGTGCTCGAACCCAAAAGCTAGTAAATTATGCACTCGGTCATGCACAGAAAACGGATGAGGGTGAGgaggtgtgtatgtgctttttattattgctATGCAATTGCCAGTCATGACGATATGAAGTCACCTATGTAGAAGAgccaagcaacaaaacacactggAAGGAGTGGGCAAATGCAAATGTGTGTGGTGCCTTTTTGCTCTGATGTGATGTGGCTGGTGTTTCTTCCCAGTCGATCGATACGTGAGGGTTGAATTGTGCTCGTTCGGAAGGAAATACGAGGTATAGACGGGAGGAGATGAAGACAATAGAAAAAACTATGTATGGTGAGGTGCATCTTTGTGGTCGGAAAAGCGTTgatgaaagggtggaaacagTTTACGGGGTTTTACAGGGGTTCTTATActtgtgggacactttcttgactcaTTCTTATAGGAAGTGAACTTCGTATTGTGGGAATTGAACTCCTATTGGAAATTCGTGTTAGATTTGACAAATTCCTTGATTAGAATCCAATTCATattacaataatttaatttcaaatcagagtcaataaagtgtcccactgctatgagaactcctgcaaaaccctgtaagtaaAAATAGggggatttttgtttgaattgaagCGCAAAAAGAGAATGCAAATTTGGATTGAAGCTTAAAGCATAATCGTTCGCTTGATTCTATTCTAATTGATCAAGCgtacgctttgttttttttttgcaattgttAAACAAGCATTATACTGAGCTGAAAACCataaaacaaagaacaaaTAGAATTGATTTTGGAGAATtcttcttacagggtttcccacgatttattggttggttcccacgatttattggtgcgttcccacgattttttggtcatttcccataattttttggtagcaacccacgatttattggtcggttcccaaatattattggtcggttcccaaatattattggtcgtttcccaaatattattggtcggttcccaaatataatataatataataccgaccaataatatttgggaaacgaccaataatatttgggaaccgaccaataatatttgggaaccgaccaataaatcgtgggttgctaccaaaaaattatgggaaatgaccaaaaaatcgtgggaacgcaccaataaatcgtgggaaccaaccaataaatcgtgggaaaccctgtattatcATCCAATTCGTGTGAGGAATTTCCTGCagattattaattttaactcTTCCAGTAGGTGTAGCTCTGTGGAAGAAATATTTCcaattgaagcaaaaatagACTCAGCCTTCAGGACGCAATAGCAGGGTTAAAGGTTAACCGGGTgggaaatatttaatttagaTTGTCTCATCCTATTAAAATGTCCAATGTCGTTGATAAAGAGGAATAATGTGAAAATAGCACCCTATCTATCCACCAGTCCGGGGCGAATGGATGGAAATAGAACAGCCGCAGAAAGCTGACGACAATGGCAGGAGAGTGTGTGCTATGTTTAAGGTTAAAGGTTAATTGAAATAGAAGAAGTACTGTGTGTCACACTGCAAGGACCGGCAACAAAGCAGCTTTCCGGTGACAACGATCAAAGGTgtttcacacacacagtaggAGGAGAAGACAGAAAAGGTAGGATTGGAGGAGAAGAGGAGCAAAGATACTAGTAAAGAGATGAGGCGCGTCGCGCTGTACCTACTTAAATGCGGATGTAAGGACGCCTGGGACTCACTGTGTTGCCAATCGGCCCTCGCATCCTCATCGTTGCCCTGTGCGCTCTCCATCGTGCCGGCCAGATAGTTGACGCACTGATCGACCTGCGGAAAGCCATCGTTCGACATCTCCCGGATCTCCTCCGCCGTCAGATCGATACAGAGCGTCCAGATGCCACCGTTCATCGGTACGAGAAAAACGCCGGCCCGATTATCCGTCACCACCGGGTTCGTCGCTGCCCCACCGCTCTTTTGtccaacctgctgctgctgctgctgctgatgatgatgaggatgttGTTGCTTCGGTAAACCTAATGGGAAGGGTGGACAGAGAATGGATTCACAATGCTTTTAGGGCACACGCGGGCGCTGCGGCCGTAAATACCTTTGCCCTTGAGCGGAATCTTTGCCGCCCGGCCGTCCAGGTACCAGTGCAGCTCGATGGCGGTTTCGTTGCTGATGCGATCGAGGCTGTTGCGGTCCCAGGACACGTGCTCCCAGTGATCGGTCATGATGGCGGCGCACAACATCGCGGTCGCACTGGACGTCATGAGCAGCGTCAGGAAGAGGAACATGATCGGTGGCGGTATCGAGCAGCACGTCCCATTGCCGGACGGTGTCTGTGGATGGTTGGGTGCGGCAGCTCCGGAActggccgtcgtcgtcgtcgtgccgCCCGGACCCGTACTGGTCGTGGccatgatggtggtggtcgtcgCCGATGGCTGCATGCTGGTGCTGTAGTGCTGATAGTAGTAGCAGCTGTCAATGCTGGGAGACTTGTCCGGCGGTGGTGGGTAGTGGTGACCGCTCGCTAGCAGATGGTAATCGTTGCCCAGCGTGTTGTTGTTCGTATCATTGGGCGGGTAGTAGTTtacgccgccgccaccgccaccgtacTGCAGCAGGGGTGCATCGTAGTCGTACTGTAGATAGCCGTGCTGATGCGATGATGGTTGTCGCCGGTGAGCGGAGGAGGACTGTTGAGTCCCACtttcgccaccaccaccaccaccaccaccgccgcttCCGCCGCCACTGCCACTAGATGTTTGGTAGCGGTAGTAGGAATTGTTACGATGTATCACGGGCCAGCTGCGTGTGGTCGACTTATTCCGGGAGTAACTGTTCGCCgacgtgatggtggtggtggcggcgatGTTTGCGGTGGAAGTAATATTGGCGGCCGTCGTTGCTGTCGTCCTGTCGGTGGGTCCAAAATCCACGTTGGACCGTTGGTGATAGTGCAAAGCTGATGCTGCTGGCGCACGCAGTGATTGCAGCTCGTCGCTGCCTTCTTCCGTGTCGAGTTGGTTCGTTGCCTGTTGTTGGTGTCTGCTGTTGGTGCCACGTACCACTACTGCTCGAATGCTTTCGAAAAAGGAGTTTCTACGCCGCTCGAAGCGCTCACTGCAGTCCAACTTATTATTGTCTTCCGCCTGTTGGGGGCTGAtgcgtgatggtggtgattcGTCCGAAGAGttcggagctgcagccgctgctgcACGTTCTTCGGAGGTTGTTCGGTTCGGTGTATCAGAAGTGATCGGCA encodes the following:
- the LOC11175743 gene encoding uncharacterized protein LOC11175743 isoform X2, with the protein product MQPSATTTTIMATTSTGPGGTTTTTASSGAAAPNHPQTPSGNGTCCSIPPPIMFLFLTLLMTSSATAMLCAAIMTDHWEHVSWDRNSLDRISNETAIELHWYLDGRAAKIPLKGKGLPKQQHPHHHQQQQQQQVGQKSGGAATNPVVTDNRAGVFLVPMNGGIWTLCIDLTAEEIREMSNDGFPQVDQCVNYLAGTMESAQGNDEDARADWQHSESQASLHPHLRMQNLSISCSLVCLIILGSAALVGAFGVCQRQISAVLVTGVMYLLAALFALFTLMIIHFKRQQGRPLLDSDFDGTIDGVVAIKGTARAASKFLGARIFVTAWSLELGWGGVVLCVFTSFLWILLSKIMRFNPLSAMI
- the LOC1273188 gene encoding protein CLEC16A homolog translates to MFRSRSWFGGGWNRPKNRLSLDHLKYLYSVLERNTTVSESNRGLLVESLRSIAEILIWGDQNDSSVFDFFLEKNMLSYFLHIMRQKSGGSSFVCVQLLQTLNILFENIRNETSLYYLLSNNLVNSIIVHKFDFSDEDVMGYYILFLKTLSLKLNTHTIHFFYNEHTNDFPLYTEAIKFFNHPESMVRIAVRTITLNVYRVQNPNMLQFIRDKTAAPYFSNLVWFIGKHILELDNCVRNDIDHQSQHRLANLVAEHLDHLHYLNDILCLDIADLNAVLTEHLLHKLFVPLYIFSLTPSPPMSMAEVTCNLAAVLNKVVDIDIKEMNNPRVASVVALFLLSLVFLVITHRPLINALTWVILNADHTVFKEGAAQVLNAYIDNREVVALGFVQPVESLEEALESTVASSAAYGVEQLHLADEPSGSNNKSPNSSSSSSGKSHASSTSTSTNNEAPISNSPSPPTLSEEIEKVNITDEEKEKLLLNAYRTPETNRPFLDMVLSSLDCTENDFLALLALCLLYALANNKGVNSEWLEIVLNRSSPSNRTQYNVILIEKLLQIVNISSQPSCRIRLVTTELALKLLGQIIGSGVEDSSPSVPEEYLASLHQSRNQAMNVLKNFYKSEDIFLDLFEDEYNEMVKATLNVEFLCNDSTILLPPTGTPLTGISFTRRLPCGEVEKARRAIRVFFLLRRMCQSMSGEKETLLPLTNLSQCVQIDNALDLNNSDLIACTVVMRDGTKYRRFLVMDILQLILVEPDSKRLGWGVAKFVGFLQDVEVNGDKEDSRSLHLTIHRGGATNNRTPILSAKFMFDDHIRCMAAKQRLTKGRSKARQKKMFQIAQLLEIPGQLNDPSFPTLAGTGGSSASGTPSLRHGASGRQGREHRPLFSTSNRVPGVAAALRRDSMPSGSVSRVQMSASRSTEGEPTGTRRKLTAGATRRESSQPIGIGSSSLKSRENSRNRSGTPRSRESSPRIPRPRSEEIPLEDFRRSQNSSPVSRNSSNNPSRSHTPSRLTLEPLSVVNISSNMGGSGSGTTGGNGSVLSGSVKDPIIPNVLLAGTINPVPNVTPLPVGGPLAVPSELSPTSEETSFIANEERQKKRGVIETV
- the LOC11175743 gene encoding uncharacterized protein LOC11175743 isoform X1, which gives rise to MQPSATTTTIMATTSTGPGGTTTTTASSGAAAPNHPQTPSGNGTCCSIPPPIMFLFLTLLMTSSATAMLCAAIMTDHWEHVSWDRNSLDRISNETAIELHWYLDGRAAKIPLKGKGLPKQQHPHHHQQQQQQQVGQKSGGAATNPVVTDNRAGVFLVPMNGGIWTLCIDLTAEEIREMSNDGFPQVDQCVNYLAGTMESAQGNDEDARADWQHRMQNLSISCSLVCLIILGSAALVGAFGVCQRQISAVLVTGVMYLLAALFALFTLMIIHFKRQQGRPLLDSDFDGTIDGVVAIKGTARAASKFLGARIFVTAWSLELGWGGVVLCVFTSFLWILLSKIMRFNPLSAMI